A single genomic interval of Picosynechococcus sp. PCC 7003 harbors:
- a CDS encoding response regulator — protein MKKVLVVDDSKSEQTLVRALLEKMSLEVSLADNGDEALTWLRNHDQPDLIFLDIVMPGLNGLDLCREIRESLGYEEVPIIFCSNKSQDFDRFWALRQGGNAYLTKPYSPMEFMKTVKEYLA, from the coding sequence ATGAAAAAAGTTTTAGTTGTTGATGATTCTAAATCAGAACAAACCCTTGTCCGGGCACTCCTGGAAAAAATGAGCCTGGAGGTGAGCCTCGCGGACAATGGTGATGAGGCCTTAACTTGGCTGCGCAACCATGATCAACCGGATCTGATTTTCCTCGATATTGTGATGCCTGGGCTCAATGGCCTCGATTTATGCCGAGAAATTCGTGAAAGTCTGGGTTATGAAGAAGTGCCGATTATTTTTTGCTCAAACAAAAGCCAGGACTTCGACCGGTTTTGGGCGTTACGCCAGGGGGGTAATGCTTATTTAACCAAACCCTACAGTCCAATGGAATTCATGAAAACGGTCAAAGAGTATTTGGCTTAG
- a CDS encoding response regulator: MKVQDAITKNVVIPGQVLQSLIHRQMSGTMTIYDPLDESIFWQLYFGGGKLHFATSGMGKRERLTYLLGQLFPKAKFPMGDTFSQDYDYICQIWKAGKLSLQQVRQVLFFTTQEAIAQFLSLPRAAVKFERSLNLDPLLLSLSLKEMVRPIQPTVRQWVQLRPEIASPFQRLQIKDFREIRSRSWLNLQDYQLMESLRELLDQKVTLYELSHHTRRSTLELSQLFHPLVKTGLIEVIPYAAVPQKPKPRIACIDDSKSIQRVVKMTLEASGFEVIGVTEPALSLSTFARQRPELILMDINMPEIDGYELCRLFNQSEMLRDIPVVMLTGRDGIIDRLRAKMVGASDYIAKPFNPQDLIRMVQSYVEQTSAQSTP; encoded by the coding sequence ATGAAAGTGCAAGATGCAATCACCAAAAACGTTGTTATTCCGGGCCAAGTTCTCCAATCCCTGATTCACCGTCAAATGTCGGGGACAATGACCATTTACGATCCCTTAGATGAATCGATATTTTGGCAGCTTTATTTTGGGGGCGGGAAATTGCATTTTGCCACCAGCGGCATGGGCAAACGGGAGCGCTTAACGTATCTCTTGGGGCAGTTGTTTCCAAAAGCGAAATTTCCCATGGGGGATACCTTCTCCCAAGATTACGATTACATTTGTCAAATTTGGAAAGCCGGAAAATTATCCCTCCAGCAGGTCCGCCAGGTTTTGTTTTTTACCACCCAAGAGGCGATCGCTCAATTTTTATCCCTGCCCCGGGCCGCCGTTAAATTTGAACGCTCCCTGAACCTTGATCCCCTGCTATTGTCCCTGTCCCTCAAAGAAATGGTGCGTCCCATCCAGCCTACCGTTCGCCAATGGGTACAGCTCCGACCGGAGATCGCTTCCCCCTTCCAGCGCCTCCAAATCAAAGATTTCCGTGAAATCCGGAGCCGCTCCTGGCTTAACCTCCAGGACTACCAACTGATGGAAAGCCTCCGGGAGCTCCTCGACCAAAAAGTCACCCTCTATGAGCTGAGTCACCACACCCGCCGCTCCACCCTCGAACTTAGCCAGCTTTTCCATCCCCTCGTCAAAACGGGCTTAATTGAAGTTATTCCCTATGCCGCTGTTCCGCAAAAACCCAAGCCCCGCATCGCCTGTATTGATGACAGTAAATCAATTCAACGGGTTGTCAAGATGACCCTAGAAGCCAGTGGGTTTGAGGTCATTGGCGTCACCGAACCTGCTTTGTCCCTCAGTACCTTCGCCCGCCAAAGACCAGAATTAATTTTGATGGATATCAACATGCCCGAAATCGACGGTTACGAGCTTTGTCGCCTGTTTAACCAATCCGAAATGCTTAGGGATATCCCCGTGGTCATGCTCACGGGGCGCGATGGAATTATTGATCGCCTCCGTGCCAAGATGGTGGGTGCTTCTGACTACATCGCTAAACCGTTCAATCCCCAAGATTTGATTCGGATGGTGCAGTCCTATGTGGAGCAAACATCAGCGCAATCTACGCCCTAG
- a CDS encoding AarF/ABC1/UbiB kinase family protein, translating into MKTPRWQRRKLSLRQRQLEIFTVAAQFIFRLGKDRLPGGNPARKRHRQARWLVNHLLDLGPTFIKIGQAMSTRPDLFPIEYIEELSQLQDRVPPFRGQAAIAVIEQEFNKSIYALFKDFESEPLASASLGQVHRATLYSGEEVAVKVQRPGLSRLFQVDMQVLEKLLHWASYFFKDLKKYNLKQIYREFFDLLHQEIDYIHEGKNGDHFRQNFADDQQILVPKVYWQYTTRKVLTLEYLPGIKIDDRAALEASNIDPDHVISLGISSYLKQLLQDGFFQSDPHPGNMAVDATGRLIFYDFGTMTEVKSMEKTQMMRTFFAVLRKDTDEVVETLVYMGLIEPMADMTPVKRMIAFLLDRFRDRPIDLQEFEQISNEIYLMFEQQPFRLPPQMTFIIKALTTLDGIARALDPQYNLMAAAQPFIRSLAVSAKPGENRLGSLAQQTKEFVLYQFQKPSRTEMAIKRLESRIELGELQFRVKSVEGDRQLRRIYLAIKTMMYGILWGFSSVVGILVWSQAASLFLIGAIALTIFFFGLQTLRALLQLIIQERLDHLIRR; encoded by the coding sequence GTGAAAACTCCCCGCTGGCAACGGCGCAAACTGAGTCTCAGGCAACGGCAACTGGAAATCTTTACCGTGGCCGCCCAGTTTATCTTCCGGCTCGGCAAAGACCGACTCCCCGGTGGCAACCCCGCCCGCAAACGCCATCGCCAAGCCCGCTGGCTCGTGAATCACCTTTTGGATTTGGGGCCAACTTTCATCAAAATTGGCCAGGCCATGTCCACCCGCCCGGATCTATTTCCCATCGAATACATCGAGGAACTGAGCCAACTCCAAGACCGGGTGCCGCCCTTTCGGGGTCAAGCGGCGATCGCCGTCATCGAACAAGAATTTAACAAATCCATTTACGCCCTCTTCAAGGATTTTGAATCAGAACCCCTTGCCTCCGCCAGCCTGGGCCAAGTCCACCGGGCCACCCTCTACAGTGGCGAAGAAGTGGCCGTAAAGGTTCAGCGTCCCGGCCTGAGTCGCCTGTTCCAAGTGGATATGCAAGTCCTCGAAAAGCTCTTGCATTGGGCCAGTTATTTTTTTAAAGACCTCAAGAAATATAATCTCAAGCAAATTTACCGGGAATTTTTCGATCTTCTCCACCAAGAAATTGACTACATCCACGAAGGCAAAAATGGCGATCATTTCCGGCAAAATTTCGCCGACGATCAGCAAATTCTCGTGCCCAAGGTTTATTGGCAATACACCACCCGCAAGGTCTTAACCCTTGAATATCTACCGGGCATTAAAATTGATGACCGAGCCGCCCTCGAAGCGAGCAATATTGACCCAGACCACGTCATCAGCCTCGGCATTTCTTCTTATCTTAAACAACTGCTCCAGGATGGCTTTTTTCAGTCCGATCCCCACCCCGGCAATATGGCCGTCGATGCCACAGGGAGGCTGATTTTCTATGATTTCGGCACGATGACCGAAGTCAAATCCATGGAGAAAACCCAGATGATGCGCACCTTTTTCGCGGTGCTGCGCAAGGATACAGACGAGGTAGTCGAAACTTTGGTTTATATGGGTCTCATCGAGCCGATGGCAGATATGACCCCAGTAAAGCGGATGATTGCGTTTCTTTTAGACCGCTTCCGCGATCGCCCCATTGATCTCCAGGAATTTGAGCAGATTAGTAATGAGATCTACCTGATGTTTGAGCAGCAACCCTTTCGTCTGCCGCCCCAAATGACTTTCATTATCAAGGCTCTCACCACCCTCGATGGCATTGCCCGCGCCCTCGACCCCCAATACAATCTCATGGCGGCGGCCCAACCATTTATTCGCAGTTTAGCCGTGAGCGCTAAACCTGGGGAAAATCGCCTGGGGAGCCTGGCCCAACAAACCAAAGAATTCGTCCTGTACCAATTTCAGAAACCCAGCCGCACTGAAATGGCCATTAAGCGCCTCGAATCACGCATCGAGTTAGGGGAACTGCAATTTCGCGTTAAATCCGTCGAAGGCGATCGCCAATTGCGCCGCATCTACCTCGCGATCAAAACTATGATGTACGGCATCCTCTGGGGTTTCAGCAGTGTAGTGGGGATTTTAGTCTGGAGCCAAGCAGCCTCTCTATTTCTCATTGGGGCGATCGCCCTCACAATATTTTTCTTTGGCCTCCAAACCCTCCGCGCCCTCCTACAACTCATCATTCAAGAGCGCCTCGATCACTTAATCCGTCGTTAA
- a CDS encoding A24 family peptidase produces the protein MLALLQQSGLLAIAFIFLFIWGACFGSFLNVVVYRLPAGLSLAHPPSRCPQCGHQLGARENIPVLGWLLLGGKCRWCKTPISPRYPLVEALMGLLCVATVVQFGLTIEAIAAFTLLFWLVALALIDYDTFTLPNPLTQSGLVLGLLFQMGLGFQANGFTGAIYSLLGGIGAAVLGLWLLDGIGVIGSAMLGQEAMGGGDPKLLAMIGAWLGWQNVLLTVILACALGTMIIGGAMGLGKHQRGQHLPFGPFLALGAIISLFWGDRLIELYRNAFLG, from the coding sequence ATGCTCGCACTTTTACAACAGTCCGGTTTGCTGGCGATCGCCTTTATTTTTCTATTCATCTGGGGAGCCTGTTTCGGCAGTTTCCTCAACGTGGTGGTTTATCGGCTGCCGGCGGGTTTATCCCTGGCACATCCCCCCTCCCGCTGTCCCCAGTGCGGCCACCAACTAGGGGCACGGGAAAATATTCCGGTGTTGGGTTGGCTCCTGTTGGGGGGTAAATGCCGCTGGTGCAAAACGCCTATTTCACCCCGGTATCCCCTCGTCGAAGCGCTGATGGGCTTGCTTTGTGTTGCCACAGTGGTTCAATTCGGGTTGACCATAGAGGCGATCGCCGCCTTTACCCTGCTGTTTTGGTTGGTGGCCCTGGCTTTAATTGATTACGACACCTTTACCCTGCCCAACCCCTTGACCCAATCGGGTCTCGTGCTCGGTTTACTCTTCCAGATGGGGCTCGGCTTCCAGGCGAACGGCTTCACCGGGGCGATTTATAGCCTCCTGGGTGGCATTGGGGCGGCAGTATTGGGGCTTTGGCTACTAGATGGCATTGGTGTCATTGGTTCGGCGATGCTGGGTCAAGAGGCCATGGGCGGCGGCGATCCGAAGCTTTTGGCGATGATTGGCGCTTGGTTGGGCTGGCAAAATGTCCTCTTAACTGTGATTTTGGCCTGCGCCCTGGGCACGATGATTATTGGTGGTGCCATGGGTCTCGGCAAACACCAGCGGGGGCAACATTTACCCTTTGGGCCGTTTCTTGCCTTGGGGGCAATCATTAGTCTGTTTTGGGGCGATCGCCTGATCGAACTCTACCGAAACGCGTTTTTGGGTTGA
- a CDS encoding chemotaxis protein CheW, which produces MVTSSTQADFFRVQLYPAGANSLAQTRLLIPLDNMLEVMTLPRQAICPVPGVAPGVLGVTNQRGQLIWVVDRRSPKGLGTSAARPNPQEKLTVVLLSQGDGGQVGFVVSQLEGIAPFDLGVAAPVATAWQGFYPHCDRQLVRGPEKGFTLAMAHLSQYLQGTLVNQ; this is translated from the coding sequence ATGGTCACTTCCTCTACTCAAGCTGATTTCTTCCGGGTTCAACTGTATCCTGCTGGGGCTAACTCCCTTGCCCAAACGCGACTGTTGATTCCCCTAGACAATATGTTGGAAGTGATGACGCTGCCTCGCCAAGCTATTTGTCCGGTACCGGGGGTCGCTCCAGGGGTGCTGGGGGTCACGAACCAACGGGGGCAGTTGATTTGGGTGGTGGATCGGCGATCGCCAAAGGGATTAGGGACATCGGCAGCGCGGCCCAATCCCCAGGAAAAGTTAACGGTGGTGCTATTAAGCCAAGGGGATGGAGGGCAAGTGGGCTTTGTGGTAAGCCAGCTTGAGGGCATTGCTCCGTTTGACTTGGGGGTGGCGGCTCCGGTGGCGACGGCTTGGCAGGGATTTTATCCCCATTGCGATCGCCAACTGGTCAGGGGGCCAGAGAAGGGATTTACGTTGGCCATGGCCCATTTATCCCAATACCTCCAGGGCACCCTGGTCAATCAATAA
- a CDS encoding S-layer homology domain-containing protein, whose translation MKRAQQSTALLLALSLGLGSTLPFQGSLLQPAAVVAQTSQFPDVPSNYWATGFINELVNRGIIAGFPDGSFRPDAPVTRAQFAAMVQKALPKSQDRNAIAFVDVPSSYWAFNAINNAYEMGFLSGYPGQVFRPEQNIPREQVLVALANGLNYSARNNINTTLGYYQDAANIADFARSPIAAATEQKMVVNYANLQQLNPKRNATRAEVAAFIYQALFSQGQVQAMNSPYIVTQDVVSVDYRITAGTIIPISYTADKILLTQDEILPVTLTVDANIVNTQGLVLIPQGSEIQGEFQPSGNGTRFVAQQLVLPNGQMYNINATSQVITDTESVRRGTDVGNLLRNAALGTGAAAAIAAITGDRAIATEELLIGAGAGILATLIPQFLGLDRVDLLVVETNTDLDLTLNNDLILQVNP comes from the coding sequence ATGAAGCGAGCCCAGCAATCCACCGCTCTTCTTTTAGCCTTATCCCTCGGACTGGGGAGTACATTACCCTTCCAAGGATCATTGTTGCAACCCGCAGCAGTAGTCGCCCAAACAAGCCAATTTCCCGATGTGCCGAGTAACTATTGGGCCACAGGATTTATTAATGAATTGGTCAACCGGGGAATTATTGCCGGTTTTCCTGACGGTTCTTTTCGGCCTGACGCCCCAGTGACCCGCGCCCAATTTGCGGCCATGGTGCAGAAAGCTCTCCCCAAGAGTCAAGACCGCAATGCCATTGCTTTTGTGGATGTCCCCAGCAGCTACTGGGCCTTTAATGCGATTAATAATGCCTACGAGATGGGCTTTCTTTCGGGATATCCAGGCCAGGTTTTTCGACCCGAACAAAATATTCCCCGGGAACAGGTTTTAGTGGCCTTGGCCAATGGTTTAAATTATTCAGCCCGTAACAATATCAATACTACCCTCGGCTACTACCAGGACGCGGCGAATATTGCTGACTTTGCCCGCAGTCCCATTGCTGCTGCGACGGAGCAAAAGATGGTGGTGAACTATGCCAATTTGCAACAACTAAATCCAAAGCGTAATGCAACCCGGGCCGAGGTGGCAGCGTTTATTTATCAGGCCCTCTTTTCCCAGGGTCAGGTACAGGCGATGAATTCTCCTTATATCGTCACCCAGGATGTGGTGTCTGTGGACTATCGCATCACAGCCGGCACGATTATTCCGATCAGCTACACCGCCGACAAAATCCTCTTAACCCAGGATGAAATTTTACCGGTGACTCTCACGGTGGATGCCAATATCGTCAATACCCAAGGCTTGGTACTGATCCCCCAGGGCAGTGAAATTCAAGGGGAATTCCAACCGTCAGGGAATGGGACCCGCTTTGTTGCCCAGCAGTTAGTGTTACCCAACGGCCAAATGTACAATATCAACGCTACCTCCCAGGTGATTACGGATACAGAGAGTGTGCGCCGGGGTACGGATGTGGGTAATCTGTTGAGAAATGCTGCTTTAGGGACAGGGGCAGCCGCGGCGATCGCCGCCATTACCGGAGACCGGGCGATCGCCACAGAGGAACTGTTAATTGGCGCTGGGGCCGGCATCCTCGCCACCTTGATTCCCCAATTTTTGGGCCTTGATCGGGTAGATCTGTTGGTCGTAGAAACCAATACAGATCTTGATCTCACCCTGAATAATGACCTGATTCTGCAAGTCAATCCCTAG